TATATCCAGACAAAGTATGAATTACTTGATACCGGTGATGATGCTTGGAGCTAATATCACTCCCATGACCCGGGATGTCAATCTTAATACCCCTGAGTACCCTGAAACAGTCGTAAAATCTACGATGGGATATAAATTCAATTCAAGTGCACGACTAAATTATTTTGATAAGATATTCGAAAACAAGGATGTCATAATTTATCAATTAAAATAAATTTTTAAACATCTCTGAAAAATATGAAATGGATGCAATTATCATGAAAGACAGGGAGATTTTCTTTGGAACAGGCATTTTAACAATTATGGTAGGATTCTTTTTGCTGGTCTTTGTGCAATCAATCACAATGGACCTCGGCGGCGGTAATTTCATCCAGGTATCAACTATATTTGACGGGGGGTTCCTCATATTGATGGGAATAGCGATCGTATTATGCTGTTTAAAGGAATGGGATTCAGAGAAAGGAAAAAAACCTGTCATGAAAAAATAATTTTTACGGAGATATCCTTAAACTGTTAGTGAAGTTCAAAAATAACCGCAAATCATATCACAATACCTCATCCATGCTTCCGCTCCTGAAACACATGAGATCAAGCGTAACATAAGAAAATCCAAGCCTTTTAAACTCAATAGAAACCGCATCGCGCATTTCCACCAGGCGCGCCATCTCCTCCGGCGCGATCTCGACGCGGGCTAATCCGGCATGGTCGCGCACACGTACCACATTGAATCCGCGGTCACGAAGATAATTTTCGGCAGCTCCTACGCGCCTTAAAGCATCAGCCGTGATCATCTGTCCATAGGGGAAGCGGGAAGAAAGGCATGCCATCGAAGGCTTATCTGCCACAGATAAACCAAGTTTCCGGGCAATCTCCCTGATCTCTTCCTTTGTGACCTTAAATTCCACAAAAGGATTACAGATCTCCTCTTCAATGACAGCCCTGTGGCCTGGCCTGTGGTTTTTCAGGTCAGAAATATTTGTTCCTTCTATAATAGTTTTTATATCATGCTCTGCTGCTATTTTTTTTAGCTCCCTTATAAGTCCCTTTTTGCAGTGATAACATCTATCCACGGGATTTTCTGCAAATCCGGGCTCGCCAAGTTCATCGTAGCATATAATCTTATGTGAAATCCCGATCTCTCTTGCTACTGCTTTTGCGTGATCAAGCTCACCTGGGGCAAGTGTCTGTGAATCTGCTGTGACAGCAATTGCTTTTTCTCCAAGTGCCCTGAATGCCAGTGCTGCAAGGACGGAGCTATCCACGCCGCCTGAAAATGCAATAAGAACGCTGCCTTTTTCTGCAATATCCGCCAGAATAGACTGTACTTTTTCATCAATTGACATTGTGATAACAACAATCCGAAAAGATGTAAGCGTTTCTATGAAACTATTGAAAATATGTAACTACTGATTAGAATGTTTTCCATATGAAATGCAGGTAAAACAGTAAACATATTTCGAAAGAATGACATTAATGTGCTACTATCAATATCTATCATTCATGTTAGATTCTGAATCGATAGTGAGTGGCTAATTTCATGCACAATTTTTCCATCATAATAATGTTTATCATTATTTAATTTTCCATGAGAAATAAAGGGGTTAAAATAATAATAAAAATGAAAAATGATTATATGACGGTCACGAAATATGATTGACATTTCATTTAATTTCCAACCCTTTCACATATATCCCTTCATCCACAATTTCCCCTACTACTTTTCCACCCGACATCTTTGCCACATTTTTTGCATCTTTTCCGGGAATTACAACAACAAAACCCATACCCATATTGAATGTTTTATACATTTCAAGGTCTTCCACTTCTCCTTCTTCCTGCAGGAACCTGAATATCGGCTGGGGTTCCAGTGGATCATTGATGTCAAATCCATATTTTGTGATGCGGTGAAGTTTCATAAGCCCGCTTCCGGTAATATGGGCAAGCCCATGAATATCGAACTTTTTTGCCGCATCCAGTATTTCCATATAGATCCTGGTAGGCACCAGTAATTCATCCCCTATGGTGTTCTCTTCATTGTATGGAAACGGATCATGATATGAATGACCCGCATCTTTTATGATCCTTCGTACGAGGGAATATCCATTACTGTGAACACCATTTGATGGTATCCCGACAATGGCATCACCTGTTTCGATCCTCTCTCCTGTGATCACTCTGTCTTTTTGGACCATCCCCAGGCATGTTCCTGCCAGGTCAAAGCCATTAATAATATCCGGCAGGGTCGCAGTTTCCCCTCCTACGATGGTCATCCTTGATATCTCGGCGCCTTTTGCAAGTCCTTCCCCGA
This region of Candidatus Methanoperedens sp. genomic DNA includes:
- the larE gene encoding ATP-dependent sacrificial sulfur transferase LarE, which translates into the protein MSIDEKVQSILADIAEKGSVLIAFSGGVDSSVLAALAFRALGEKAIAVTADSQTLAPGELDHAKAVAREIGISHKIICYDELGEPGFAENPVDRCYHCKKGLIRELKKIAAEHDIKTIIEGTNISDLKNHRPGHRAVIEEEICNPFVEFKVTKEEIREIARKLGLSVADKPSMACLSSRFPYGQMITADALRRVGAAENYLRDRGFNVVRVRDHAGLARVEIAPEEMARLVEMRDAVSIEFKRLGFSYVTLDLMCFRSGSMDEVL
- a CDS encoding phosphoribosylformylglycinamidine cyclo-ligase, which encodes MALTYAKAGVDIDTENRAIAALAKHLTYKRKGRGAPITDVGHYAGLIDFGEYALALTTDGVGSKVLIANEMKRWNTIGIDCIAMNVNDLLAMGIEPLAFVDYIAIHEPNNEIMGQIGEGLAKGAEISRMTIVGGETATLPDIINGFDLAGTCLGMVQKDRVITGERIETGDAIVGIPSNGVHSNGYSLVRRIIKDAGHSYHDPFPYNEENTIGDELLVPTRIYMEILDAAKKFDIHGLAHITGSGLMKLHRITKYGFDINDPLEPQPIFRFLQEEGEVEDLEMYKTFNMGMGFVVVIPGKDAKNVAKMSGGKVVGEIVDEGIYVKGLEIK